The Mycolicibacterium doricum genome includes a region encoding these proteins:
- a CDS encoding DUF5318 domain-containing protein — MRLQRQVVDYALRRRSLLAEVYSGRTGVSEVCDANPYLLRAAKFHGKPSSVMCPICRKEQLTLVSWVFGDHLGPVSGSARTAEELVLLATKFDEFSVHVVEVCRTCEWNHLVKSYVLGAARPPKAPRGTRSARKSARTASE; from the coding sequence GTGCGATTGCAGAGACAGGTGGTGGACTACGCGCTGAGGCGCCGGTCCCTGCTGGCCGAGGTCTACTCGGGACGCACCGGCGTCTCGGAGGTCTGCGACGCCAACCCCTACCTGCTGCGCGCCGCGAAGTTCCATGGCAAGCCGAGTTCGGTGATGTGCCCGATCTGCCGTAAAGAGCAGTTGACCCTGGTCTCGTGGGTGTTCGGGGATCACCTCGGCCCGGTGTCGGGTTCGGCGCGCACTGCCGAGGAGCTGGTCCTGCTGGCCACCAAGTTCGACGAGTTCTCCGTACACGTGGTGGAGGTATGCCGAACCTGTGAATGGAATCATCTGGTGAAGTCTTACGTGCTCGGCGCGGCGCGGCCGCCCAAGGCCCCGCGCGGGACCCGGTCGGCGCGTAAGAGCGCGCGTACGGCGAGTGAATAG
- the rpsF gene encoding 30S ribosomal protein S6, translating to MRPYEIMVILDPTLDERTVAPSLETFLNVVRKDGGSVDKVDIWGRRRLAYEIAKHAEGIYAVIDVKAAPATVTELDRQLSLNESVLRTKVMRTDKH from the coding sequence ATGCGTCCATACGAAATCATGGTCATCCTCGACCCCACACTTGACGAGCGCACGGTGGCTCCCTCGCTGGAGACGTTCCTGAACGTCGTCCGCAAGGACGGCGGAAGCGTTGATAAGGTGGACATCTGGGGCCGTCGCCGGCTCGCGTACGAGATCGCCAAGCATGCCGAGGGCATCTACGCGGTGATCGACGTGAAGGCCGCCCCCGCCACGGTGACCGAACTCGACCGTCAGCTCAGTCTGAACGAGTCGGTGCTTCGCACCAAGGTCATGCGGACCGACAAGCACTGA
- a CDS encoding transglycosylase domain-containing protein: protein MNSEGHHERSVDDVRKGHPADRGGAPPPGDRGPRQAARGRPPRPAQGPSRRPSEPAARNRPPRAPDDKRTAVLPQFRDEPPAHLRDPIDVVKAALEGTPPQMPPPPRGPGGGGDGPSGPPGGRRHWRERVNGGLVKRGLIAAAVVLIVLPLVTFGMAYLIVDVPNPGDIRTNQVSTILASDGSEIAKIVPPEGNRVDVNIGQIPVHVRDAVMAAEDRDFYSNPGFSFTGFARAFKNNLFGGDLQGGSTITQQYVKNALVGSERGGLGGITRKAKELVISTKMSGEWSKDQVLQSYLNIIYFGRGAYGVAAASKAYFNKPVEELTVAEGALLATLIQRPSALDPAVDPEGAADRWNWVLDGMVEIGALSDTDRAAQVFPPTVPPDVARTQNQTTGPNGLIERQVQRELLELFDISEQQLNTEGLQITTTIDPKAQRAAEEAVAEYLDGQDPDMRTAVVSIDPKTGGVKAYYGGSDANGFDFAQAGLPTGSSFKVFALVAALQQGIGLGYQVDSSPLEVDGIKISNVEGNSCGTCNIAEALKRSLNTSYYRLMLELDNGPQDVADAAHQAGIPESFPGVEHTLSEDGQGGPPNNGIVLGQYQSRVIDMASAYATLAASGVYRKPHFVQKVVNSQGDVLFDASQEDNSGERRIDKRVADNATAAMQPIAAYSNGHALAGGRPSAAKTGTNQLGDTDDNRDAWMVGFTPSLSTAVWVGTVDGTKPLENKWGSPVYGSGLPSDIWKATMDGALEGTDNESFPKPEEIGGYAGVPQAPSRPTATSTLVPTPSVPTPSETVIQPTLEVAPGITIPLGPPTTVPVGPPPPVGQPVPAPVAPAPVVPQPVVPGVPVPPGPPPPP from the coding sequence GTGAATAGCGAAGGGCACCACGAACGGTCGGTCGACGATGTCCGCAAGGGACACCCGGCGGACCGTGGCGGGGCGCCGCCTCCAGGAGACCGCGGCCCACGGCAGGCAGCTCGGGGCCGTCCGCCTCGTCCCGCCCAGGGCCCGTCCCGCCGGCCATCCGAACCGGCTGCCCGTAACCGTCCGCCGCGGGCGCCCGACGACAAGCGCACCGCGGTCCTGCCGCAGTTCCGTGACGAGCCGCCGGCTCATCTGCGTGATCCGATCGACGTGGTAAAGGCCGCTCTCGAGGGCACCCCTCCCCAGATGCCACCGCCGCCACGCGGCCCCGGCGGAGGCGGTGACGGTCCGTCTGGTCCGCCCGGCGGGCGTCGACATTGGCGTGAGCGCGTCAACGGGGGGTTGGTCAAGCGCGGGCTGATCGCCGCGGCCGTGGTGCTGATCGTGCTGCCGCTGGTGACATTCGGTATGGCGTACCTGATCGTCGACGTACCGAACCCGGGCGACATCCGGACGAATCAGGTGTCGACGATCCTTGCCAGCGACGGCAGCGAGATCGCGAAGATCGTCCCGCCCGAGGGCAACCGCGTCGACGTCAACATCGGCCAGATCCCGGTGCATGTGCGGGACGCCGTGATGGCCGCCGAGGATCGCGACTTCTACTCCAATCCGGGCTTCTCGTTCACCGGCTTCGCCCGCGCGTTCAAGAACAACCTGTTCGGCGGTGACCTGCAGGGCGGGTCGACGATCACCCAGCAGTACGTGAAGAACGCTCTGGTCGGCTCCGAGCGGGGCGGGTTGGGTGGCATCACGCGTAAGGCCAAGGAGCTGGTCATCTCGACGAAGATGTCCGGCGAGTGGTCCAAAGACCAGGTGTTGCAGTCGTATCTGAACATCATCTACTTCGGTCGCGGCGCCTACGGCGTGGCCGCGGCGTCGAAGGCCTACTTCAACAAGCCGGTCGAGGAGCTCACCGTCGCCGAGGGCGCGCTGCTGGCGACCCTGATCCAGCGTCCGTCGGCGCTCGACCCGGCCGTCGACCCCGAGGGTGCCGCCGACCGGTGGAACTGGGTGCTCGACGGGATGGTCGAGATCGGGGCGCTTTCGGACACCGACCGCGCCGCCCAGGTGTTCCCGCCGACGGTCCCGCCGGACGTCGCGCGCACCCAGAACCAGACGACCGGCCCGAACGGGCTCATCGAGCGTCAGGTGCAACGTGAACTGCTCGAGCTGTTCGACATCAGCGAGCAGCAACTCAACACCGAGGGGCTGCAGATCACCACGACGATCGACCCGAAGGCGCAGCGGGCGGCCGAGGAGGCGGTCGCGGAATACCTCGACGGTCAGGATCCCGACATGCGGACCGCGGTGGTGTCGATCGATCCGAAGACCGGCGGGGTCAAGGCCTACTACGGCGGCTCCGACGCCAACGGGTTCGACTTCGCCCAGGCCGGCCTGCCGACGGGTTCGTCGTTCAAGGTGTTCGCGCTCGTGGCCGCGCTGCAGCAGGGCATCGGCCTGGGATACCAGGTCGACAGCTCGCCGCTGGAGGTCGACGGCATCAAGATCAGCAACGTCGAGGGCAACAGCTGTGGCACCTGCAACATCGCCGAGGCGCTCAAGCGCTCGCTGAACACCAGCTACTACCGCCTGATGCTCGAACTGGACAACGGACCTCAGGACGTGGCCGACGCTGCTCACCAGGCCGGTATCCCCGAGAGCTTCCCCGGCGTCGAGCACACCCTCAGCGAGGACGGGCAGGGCGGACCGCCGAACAACGGCATCGTGCTCGGCCAGTACCAGTCCCGGGTGATCGACATGGCGTCGGCATACGCCACGCTGGCCGCCTCCGGGGTCTACCGCAAGCCGCACTTCGTCCAGAAGGTCGTCAACTCCCAGGGTGACGTGCTGTTCGACGCCTCGCAGGAGGACAACAGCGGAGAGCGCCGCATCGACAAGAGGGTGGCCGACAACGCCACCGCGGCCATGCAGCCGATCGCCGCGTACTCGAATGGTCACGCGCTGGCGGGTGGGCGGCCGTCGGCGGCCAAGACCGGTACCAACCAGCTCGGAGACACCGACGACAACCGCGACGCGTGGATGGTCGGGTTCACCCCGTCGCTGTCCACGGCGGTGTGGGTCGGCACCGTCGACGGCACCAAACCGCTCGAGAACAAGTGGGGCTCCCCGGTGTACGGGTCCGGTCTGCCGTCGGACATCTGGAAGGCCACGATGGACGGGGCGCTGGAGGGCACCGACAACGAGTCGTTCCCGAAGCCGGAGGAGATCGGCGGGTACGCCGGTGTGCCGCAGGCGCCGTCGCGGCCGACGGCCACGTCCACCTTGGTGCCCACCCCATCGGTGCCGACCCCATCGGAGACGGTGATCCAACCGACCCTCGAAGTCGCCCCGGGCATCACGATCCCGCTCGGCCCACCGACGACGGTTCCCGTCGGGCCGCCACCGCCGGTCGGCCAGCCGGTGCCCGCGCCGGTCGCACCCGCGCCGGTGGTTCCCCAGCCGGTCGTTCCCGGTGTGCCCGTACCGCCTGGGCCGCCGCCGCCTCCGTGA
- a CDS encoding replicative DNA helicase, whose protein sequence is MAVVDDRGYADMDAAPPSEEFGRQPPHDAAAEQAVLGGMLLSKDAIADVLERLRPNDFYRPAHQNVYDSILELYGRGEPADAVTVAAELDRRGLLRRIGGAPYLHTLISTVPTAANAGFYAGIVAEKALLRRLVEAGTRVVQYGYAGADGADVSDVVDRAQAEIYDVTERRATEDFVILEDLLQPTMDEIDAIASRGGISRGVPTGFIELDEVTNGLHAGQMIIIAARPGVGKSTLALDILRSCSIKHQLPSVIFSLEMSKSEIVMRLLSAEAKIKLADMRSGRMSDDDWTKLARRMSEISEAPLYIDDSPNLTMMEIRAKARRLSQRAGLRLIVVDYMQLMTSGKKYESRQQEVSDFSRSIKLMAKELDVPVVAISQLNRGPEQRTDKRPQVSDLRESGCLTANTRILRADNGAEVTFGELMRTGERPLVWSLDERMRMVARPMTNVFASGRKEAFRVRLASGRTVEATGNHPFMTVDGWIPLEELKVGDRVGAPRKVPEPVRTGRMADAEVVMLGRMIGDGSGVKRQPIRYASIEAQSLSGVTDAAKHFGVTAVRGEYPADQVTKLRMPAPYRLTHGRCDPVAARLDGMGVSGTGSHEKSVPGRVFALPNDQVALFLRHLWATDGSVTWDQRAKAGCIYYSSTSRCLVDDVAQLLLRCGVYGHIKPVLNDRYREGWHLYVYGADNQARFLTNVGVPGAGGMAAQRVLESLESVVFSRNSDTVPKEVCAQMRVSEILADEHIAMSATNDVFWDEIVEVTSIGEQDVYDGTVDGTHNFVANQISLHNSLEQDADMVILLHRPDAFDRDDPRGGEADLILGKHRNGPTKTITVAHQLHLSKFANMAHS, encoded by the coding sequence GTGGCTGTCGTGGACGACCGTGGTTATGCCGACATGGACGCCGCACCGCCGAGCGAGGAGTTCGGCCGTCAGCCGCCGCACGACGCGGCGGCCGAGCAGGCCGTCCTCGGCGGGATGCTGCTGAGTAAGGACGCCATCGCCGACGTCCTCGAGCGGCTACGGCCCAACGATTTCTACCGGCCGGCACACCAGAACGTCTACGACTCGATCCTCGAACTGTACGGTCGCGGTGAGCCCGCGGACGCGGTGACGGTGGCGGCCGAGTTGGACCGGCGTGGACTGCTGCGTCGCATCGGCGGTGCGCCGTATCTGCATACCTTGATCTCCACTGTGCCGACGGCGGCGAACGCCGGCTTCTATGCCGGGATCGTGGCCGAGAAGGCGCTGCTGCGCCGCCTGGTGGAAGCGGGGACCCGCGTCGTGCAGTACGGCTATGCGGGCGCCGACGGGGCGGACGTGTCGGATGTGGTCGACCGCGCCCAAGCCGAGATCTACGACGTCACCGAGCGCCGTGCGACCGAGGATTTCGTGATCCTCGAGGACCTGCTGCAGCCGACGATGGACGAGATCGACGCGATCGCGTCTCGGGGCGGAATCTCGCGCGGTGTGCCGACGGGGTTCATCGAACTCGACGAGGTGACCAACGGTCTGCACGCCGGGCAGATGATCATCATCGCGGCCCGTCCTGGAGTCGGGAAATCGACGCTGGCACTCGATATCCTGCGGTCCTGCTCGATCAAGCATCAGCTGCCGAGCGTGATCTTCTCGCTGGAGATGAGCAAGTCCGAGATCGTCATGCGCCTGCTGTCGGCCGAAGCGAAGATCAAGCTCGCCGATATGCGCTCGGGCCGGATGAGCGACGACGACTGGACGAAGCTGGCTCGCCGGATGAGCGAGATCAGCGAGGCCCCCCTGTACATCGACGACTCGCCGAACTTGACGATGATGGAGATCCGCGCGAAGGCTCGCCGGCTGTCGCAGAGGGCCGGCTTGCGGCTGATCGTCGTCGATTACATGCAGCTGATGACGTCGGGCAAGAAGTACGAGTCGCGTCAGCAAGAGGTGTCGGACTTTTCCCGCAGCATCAAGCTGATGGCCAAGGAACTCGACGTGCCGGTGGTGGCGATCAGCCAGCTGAACCGCGGCCCGGAACAGCGCACCGATAAGAGGCCCCAGGTCTCGGACCTCCGCGAGTCGGGCTGTCTGACGGCGAACACGCGAATCCTACGGGCCGACAATGGCGCCGAGGTCACCTTCGGTGAGCTGATGCGTACGGGCGAGCGCCCACTGGTGTGGTCGCTGGACGAGCGCATGCGCATGGTGGCGCGACCGATGACCAACGTCTTCGCCAGCGGTCGCAAAGAGGCGTTCCGGGTGCGGTTGGCGTCCGGTCGGACGGTTGAGGCGACGGGCAACCATCCGTTCATGACGGTGGACGGCTGGATCCCGCTCGAGGAGCTGAAGGTCGGTGACCGGGTGGGCGCGCCGCGTAAAGTTCCCGAGCCGGTACGCACGGGGCGAATGGCCGATGCCGAGGTCGTCATGCTGGGGCGCATGATCGGGGACGGATCAGGCGTGAAGCGCCAGCCGATCAGGTACGCGAGCATCGAGGCGCAGAGCCTGTCGGGGGTTACCGACGCTGCCAAGCACTTCGGCGTGACGGCGGTGCGTGGCGAGTATCCGGCGGATCAGGTCACCAAGTTACGCATGCCGGCCCCCTACCGGTTGACCCACGGTAGGTGCGATCCGGTCGCGGCCCGGCTCGACGGCATGGGCGTGTCCGGAACGGGGAGCCACGAGAAATCCGTGCCTGGAAGGGTTTTCGCGCTACCTAACGATCAGGTCGCACTGTTCCTGCGGCATCTGTGGGCGACGGATGGGTCGGTCACGTGGGACCAACGTGCCAAGGCGGGATGCATCTACTATTCGTCGACCAGTCGGTGCCTGGTCGACGACGTCGCCCAGTTGTTGTTGCGCTGCGGCGTATACGGCCACATCAAGCCCGTGCTGAATGACCGCTATCGGGAAGGCTGGCACCTGTACGTCTACGGTGCTGACAACCAGGCACGCTTCCTGACCAATGTCGGCGTGCCCGGTGCTGGGGGAATGGCGGCGCAGCGGGTGCTGGAGAGCCTCGAAAGCGTTGTGTTTAGCCGCAATTCGGATACGGTTCCGAAGGAGGTGTGCGCTCAGATGCGGGTATCCGAAATCCTCGCCGACGAGCACATCGCCATGTCGGCGACCAACGACGTGTTCTGGGACGAGATCGTCGAGGTCACCAGCATCGGTGAACAGGACGTGTACGACGGAACCGTCGATGGCACACACAACTTCGTCGCAAACCAGATCAGTCTTCACAATAGCCTCGAGCAGGATGCGGACATGGTCATCCTGTTGCACAGGCCCGACGCATTTGACCGTGACGATCCGCGTGGCGGCGAAGCGGACCTGATCCTGGGTAAGCACCGTAACGGCCCGACGAAGACGATTACCGTTGCGCACCAACTGCATTTGTCCAAGTTCGCGAACATGGCGCATTCTTAG
- a CDS encoding single-stranded DNA-binding protein: MAGDTTITVVGNLTADPELRFTPSGAAVANFTVASTPRIYDRQAGEWKDGEALFLRCNIWREAAENVAESLTRGSRVIVTGRLKQRSFETREGEKRTVMEVEVDEIGPSLRYATAKVNKASRGGGGGGGFGGGGGGGSRGGSGGGQAAAAEDPWGSAPASGSFSGADDEPPF; encoded by the coding sequence GTGGCTGGTGACACCACCATCACCGTCGTCGGAAACCTGACCGCCGATCCGGAATTGCGGTTCACGCCGTCCGGAGCGGCTGTCGCCAACTTCACCGTGGCGTCGACTCCGCGGATCTACGACCGTCAGGCCGGGGAGTGGAAGGACGGCGAAGCGCTGTTCCTGCGCTGCAACATCTGGCGCGAGGCCGCCGAGAACGTCGCCGAAAGCCTGACCCGCGGGTCTCGCGTCATCGTGACCGGTCGGCTCAAGCAGCGGTCCTTCGAAACCCGTGAGGGCGAGAAGCGCACCGTCATGGAGGTCGAGGTCGACGAGATCGGCCCATCGCTGCGGTATGCCACGGCCAAGGTCAACAAGGCCAGCCGTGGTGGCGGTGGTGGCGGCGGCTTCGGTGGTGGCGGTGGCGGGGGATCCCGTGGCGGCAGCGGTGGTGGGCAGGCGGCCGCGGCCGAGGACCCGTGGGGCAGTGCCCCGGCGTCGGGTTCCTTCAGCGGCGCCGACGACGAGCCTCCCTTCTGA
- the rplI gene encoding 50S ribosomal protein L9 yields the protein MKLILTAEVDHLGEPGDTVEVKDGYGRNYLLPRGLAIVASRGAQRQADDIRRARELKTVRGQEHAKEIKAALEALDAVELAVNASADTGKLFGSVTASDVVAAIKKAGGPNLDKRTVQLPKAHIKSLGAHSVSVRLHPGVEASVSLNVVAEG from the coding sequence ATGAAACTGATTCTCACCGCCGAGGTGGATCACCTGGGGGAGCCCGGTGACACCGTGGAAGTCAAGGACGGCTACGGCCGCAACTACCTGCTGCCGCGCGGGTTGGCGATCGTCGCCAGCCGCGGCGCCCAGCGTCAGGCCGACGACATCCGTCGGGCCCGCGAGCTCAAGACCGTCCGCGGTCAGGAGCACGCCAAGGAGATCAAGGCCGCGTTGGAGGCGCTCGACGCCGTCGAGCTGGCGGTGAACGCCTCGGCCGACACCGGTAAGCTGTTCGGCTCGGTGACAGCCAGCGATGTGGTCGCCGCAATCAAGAAGGCCGGCGGCCCCAACCTCGACAAGCGGACCGTCCAGCTGCCGAAGGCACACATCAAGAGCCTCGGTGCGCATTCGGTATCGGTGCGGCTGCATCCGGGCGTGGAAGCCTCGGTGTCGCTGAACGTCGTCGCCGAGGGCTGA
- a CDS encoding ISAs1 family transposase — protein MSVVDDSDPLLGELAEIPPAPEGLLDLLARVPDPRQRRGIRHGLTGVLAVALSAVLAGAQSFVAIAEWAADSAPEVLARLGVTGVAPCESTIRRCLQRLAPDELDQLIGAWMWLHTSTIAGRRVIAFDDKTLRGARGQTGSLVHLLAGLCQQTGTVLAQLAVDVKTNEIPMLRKLLDTFDITGAVITADALHCQRDTAEHIIGRSGHYIFTVKDNQPTLRRQLKNLPWKQIPILDTSIEHDHGRTAKRVLKATEITEGIGFPGAVQVLQLTRTVTDRKTSKRHTEVVYAVTSLSIADAKPAQIAAWLRGHWAIENKLHWVRDVTYAEDHSQIRTGGGPQVMATLRNTAISVLRLNGHTNIAAALRHHARNHLRPVKLLLNW, from the coding sequence TTGTCCGTTGTCGACGACTCCGACCCGCTGCTGGGCGAGTTGGCCGAGATTCCGCCCGCACCAGAGGGGTTGTTGGATCTGCTGGCGCGGGTGCCCGACCCGCGCCAGCGGCGCGGGATTCGGCACGGTCTGACCGGGGTGCTGGCGGTGGCGCTGTCGGCGGTGCTCGCCGGGGCACAGTCGTTCGTGGCGATCGCCGAATGGGCCGCCGATTCCGCTCCGGAGGTGCTGGCGCGGCTCGGTGTCACCGGCGTTGCGCCGTGCGAGTCGACGATCCGGCGCTGCCTGCAACGGCTCGCCCCGGACGAACTTGACCAGCTGATCGGGGCGTGGATGTGGTTGCACACCAGCACGATCGCCGGTCGCCGGGTGATCGCCTTCGATGACAAGACGCTGCGCGGCGCCCGCGGCCAGACCGGCAGCCTGGTGCACCTGCTGGCCGGGCTGTGCCAACAGACCGGCACCGTGCTCGCGCAACTGGCGGTCGATGTCAAGACCAACGAAATCCCCATGCTGAGAAAGCTTCTCGACACGTTCGACATCACCGGGGCGGTCATCACGGCCGACGCCCTGCACTGTCAGCGCGACACCGCCGAACACATCATCGGCCGCAGCGGCCACTACATCTTCACCGTCAAAGACAATCAGCCGACGCTGCGCAGGCAGCTCAAAAACCTGCCGTGGAAACAGATCCCGATCCTCGACACCAGCATCGAGCACGATCACGGCCGCACCGCCAAACGCGTACTCAAAGCTACCGAGATCACCGAGGGAATCGGGTTCCCCGGCGCCGTGCAGGTGCTGCAACTGACCCGCACGGTCACCGACCGCAAGACCAGCAAGCGTCACACCGAAGTCGTCTACGCCGTCACCTCCCTGTCGATCGCCGACGCCAAGCCCGCCCAGATCGCCGCCTGGCTGCGCGGACACTGGGCGATCGAGAACAAGCTGCACTGGGTCCGCGACGTCACCTACGCCGAGGACCACTCGCAGATCCGCACCGGCGGCGGACCCCAGGTCATGGCAACCCTGAGGAATACAGCCATCAGTGTCCTGCGGCTCAACGGCCATACCAACATCGCCGCCGCGCTTCGACACCACGCGCGCAATCATCTCCGACCCGTCAAACTACTGCTGAACTGGTGA
- a CDS encoding TIR domain-containing protein produces MSYRNKIHVAFASEDIRYYRLMEAWRDNKRIDFNFFDAHDLCQARDTRQPETIKRNLRERMKNAKQTALLGSVDGRAEGQRRQLRHGVGKVVFHQFSSSLTGRR; encoded by the coding sequence ATGAGCTATCGGAACAAGATTCACGTGGCTTTCGCCAGTGAGGACATCCGCTACTACCGGCTGATGGAAGCGTGGCGGGACAACAAGCGCATCGACTTCAACTTCTTCGACGCCCATGACCTCTGTCAGGCGCGGGACACCAGGCAGCCCGAAACGATCAAGCGCAACCTGCGTGAACGGATGAAGAACGCCAAACAGACCGCGTTATTGGGAAGCGTCGACGGGCGGGCGGAAGGCCAGAGACGGCAACTGAGACACGGTGTCGGCAAAGTCGTATTTCACCAGTTCAGCAGTAGTTTGACGGGTCGGAGATGA
- the rpsR gene encoding 30S ribosomal protein S18: protein MAKSNKRRPAPEKPVKTRKCVFCSKKGKGQDIDYKDTALLRTYISERGKIRARRVTGNCVQHQRDIAVAVKNAREVALLPFGSSTR, encoded by the coding sequence ATGGCCAAGTCCAACAAGCGGCGGCCGGCACCGGAAAAGCCGGTCAAGACCCGCAAATGCGTGTTCTGCTCCAAGAAAGGCAAGGGGCAGGACATCGACTACAAGGACACCGCACTGCTGCGTACCTACATCAGCGAACGCGGCAAGATCCGTGCCCGCCGGGTGACGGGCAACTGCGTGCAGCACCAGCGTGACATTGCGGTCGCAGTGAAGAACGCCCGTGAGGTGGCCCTGCTGCCGTTCGGTTCGTCCACGCGGTAG
- a CDS encoding glycosyltransferase family 87 protein, whose amino-acid sequence MSPSPLAQDLRSADDRDLPSRTDRIGAALADVIGGPVGRHALIGRQRFMTPLRVMLIVAVVFLALGYSTKAACLQTTGSGPADQRVANWENNRAYYELCYSDTVPLYTAELLNQGKFPYKSSWIETDGSGEPRITYDGEVAVRYMEYPVLTGLYQYASMALAKTYSAVTRAASIPVVAEVVMFFNIAAFGLALAWLATVWATAMLAGRRVWDAALVAASPLVIFQIFTNFDALATAFAVGAMLAWARRRPVPAGALIGLGVAAKLYPLLLLVPLVLLALRTGRLREVAKTAATAFATWLLVNLPIMALFPRGWSEFFRLNTRRGDDMDSLYNVVKSFTGWQGFDTDLGFWQPPTILNAVTAVLFASCCIAIGYIALTARQRPRVAQLAFLVVAAFLLTNKVWSPQFSLWLVPLAVLALPHRRILLAWMTLDALVWVPRMLYLYGESNRGLPEQWFTATVLLRDVAVITLCALVIRQIYRPELDLVRYGGRVDDPTGGVFDRASDDPPRWLPDWLRPEAHRIRVTPPRPTHDEAPAGVRR is encoded by the coding sequence GTGTCGCCGTCGCCGCTCGCGCAGGATCTGCGCAGCGCCGACGACCGGGATCTGCCCAGCCGCACCGACCGGATCGGGGCGGCCCTCGCGGACGTCATCGGCGGTCCGGTCGGCCGGCACGCACTGATCGGCAGGCAGCGCTTCATGACGCCGCTGCGCGTGATGCTGATCGTCGCGGTCGTGTTCCTGGCGCTGGGCTATTCGACGAAGGCAGCGTGTCTGCAGACCACCGGCAGCGGACCGGCCGATCAGCGGGTGGCGAATTGGGAGAACAACCGTGCGTACTACGAGCTGTGCTACTCCGACACCGTGCCGCTCTACACCGCGGAACTGCTGAATCAAGGCAAGTTCCCGTATAAGTCGAGTTGGATCGAGACCGACGGCAGCGGTGAGCCGCGCATCACCTACGACGGCGAGGTCGCAGTGCGGTACATGGAGTACCCGGTGCTGACCGGGCTGTACCAGTACGCGTCGATGGCGCTGGCCAAGACGTACTCCGCAGTCACACGGGCGGCGTCGATCCCGGTGGTCGCCGAGGTGGTGATGTTCTTCAACATCGCCGCGTTCGGTCTGGCGCTGGCGTGGCTGGCGACCGTGTGGGCGACGGCGATGCTGGCCGGCCGACGCGTGTGGGATGCCGCGCTGGTCGCCGCGTCACCGTTGGTGATCTTTCAGATCTTCACCAACTTCGATGCGCTGGCAACGGCTTTCGCGGTCGGCGCGATGCTGGCGTGGGCTCGACGAAGACCGGTGCCGGCCGGTGCGCTGATCGGCCTCGGGGTGGCGGCCAAACTGTATCCGCTGCTGCTGCTGGTGCCCTTGGTGCTGTTGGCGCTGCGGACCGGACGGCTGCGCGAGGTGGCGAAGACAGCGGCGACGGCGTTCGCCACCTGGCTGCTGGTCAACCTGCCGATCATGGCGCTGTTCCCCCGCGGGTGGTCGGAGTTCTTCCGCCTCAACACCCGTCGCGGTGACGACATGGACTCGCTCTACAACGTCGTCAAGTCGTTCACGGGGTGGCAGGGGTTCGACACCGACCTCGGTTTCTGGCAGCCGCCGACGATCCTCAACGCCGTCACCGCGGTGCTGTTCGCCTCGTGTTGCATCGCCATCGGATACATCGCGCTGACGGCGCGGCAGCGGCCGAGGGTGGCGCAGCTGGCGTTTCTCGTGGTGGCCGCGTTCTTGCTGACCAACAAGGTGTGGAGTCCGCAGTTCTCGCTGTGGCTGGTCCCGTTGGCCGTGCTGGCACTGCCGCACCGGCGAATCCTGTTGGCGTGGATGACCCTCGACGCACTGGTCTGGGTGCCGCGCATGCTCTACCTCTACGGCGAGTCCAACCGCGGTCTGCCCGAACAGTGGTTCACCGCCACCGTGCTTCTGCGCGATGTCGCGGTCATCACGTTGTGCGCGTTGGTGATCAGGCAGATCTACCGCCCAGAGCTCGACCTGGTCCGCTACGGCGGACGCGTCGACGACCCGACCGGCGGCGTCTTCGACCGGGCTTCCGACGATCCGCCGCGCTGGTTGCCCGACTGGTTGCGGCCAGAGGCTCATCGGATCCGAGTGACTCCGCCCCGACCTACCCATGACGAGGCGCCGGCCGGCGTCCGGCGATGA